The nucleotide sequence GCTCGAGCGCTGTTGCGTCGAGTTCGAGAAAGATGCCTTCGCCACGTACCACCATCGCCGGCAGCCAGTCAATCCCGGGATCGAGCTTGAGCGGCTGCATGCGCATACTGTCGAGCCGGCCATCCGGGGGAAGAAGGCGGGTGAATCCGGCGAGCGCGCGGGTTTCCCGCAATTTGTGAACAAGGCATATTTTCGAGAAAAAATGCCGAATCTCAGCGCGATATTTTTTGAGATCGGCAATCTCAATCAACAAATCAGTCTGCGCTCCGCCGCGGCCCGAGATCACCGCTTCATATTCCGTGTGACGGTATTCCTCCTCGCTTTGTGCCTGCACGGCGGAGGGAACGGGCATGCCGTCGAGTTTGCGCTGTGCCGCGATCAGTAAATCTTCCAGCTTCAAATTCAACATGCCAGCAACGACCTCACAACGCGTGCGATCAATCTTGCCATCGACCAAACCGGACGAGAGTTGAGACCAAATCCTTGGAATCTCCAGTGCCTTGATAATGTTTCGCTCGCTTTCCTCCGCCCACAACGGCAGATAGATCGAGCTGACCACATAAGGAAAATAAACGTTTGAAGCGCCGCGCTGAACGACCCTGAGAAATTCTCCGCATTGTGGCGCCTTCTTCTCAAATTCACCGAGCCAGGGGCGCAAACCCCGGCAGTCATATCCCATGCGATGCAGCGCGCCACCTTTCTGTTCGTCAAAATCAAATACTCCACCCATGTTGCGCTTCAGACCGCACGAGCATTCAATGGTGATGCCGGTCAACGCCGCCGAGGAGCGCCCGGCGCGCGCCCGTAATTTGCAATCCGGTTTGGCAGACGCGTCGCGATGCACCCATTCCATGAACGGAAAATCCTCGACGTGGCCGCGATTGCAAACCGCCACAAAGCGCATGGGTATGAGAAATGGCCGCTTATTCTCGGGCTTGTCGGCGCAGGTTTGCTGTATATAACGCCTGCCGGCGCAGCGCTGTCGATTTCCAAACAGCGGCAGCAATTCCATGCCACCGCAATGATGGCAATAATGCCAGCGCGGAAATCTCACAAAGGGAATTTTTTGATTGGCGTGCCGTTCACCCATCACCGGGTCGCGAAAGTCGGGTGGCAGACGAAAGTGGCTCACGTCCAGTCTTGCCTGCAAACGCTCTTCAATGACTCCCCATCCGGAATCAGGCGGGCATTCCTCCTTCGCATACGGCCAGACATCCAGTCCGGCCGTCATCAACGATTCATCATTTGGGAAATCCACCATGGCGCCAATGCCAAATGGAGTGATCAATTGGCCGCGCCTGATGGGTTTGATGGCGGGCATCCTTCAATCCTCGTTGTAAATGTAATTCCTGACAACCCCTGCTTCACAACCGGCATCCACGTTTCGCATTGAGCTGGGTGTTGGCAGGGAACGGCCGTCCCACTCCGTGCGTACTTGGGAGCCGCTGGGATACATCAGCGGCGTTTGATCCAGCGGCGGGCCGAAATGCCCGTACAATGGCGGTGGAATGAGCCGCCAGTTGCCGACAACCTCCTCAAGTACCTTTTTAGTGGAATCGAATTCTTCCGGGTCAACCGCCTGCACTCTCTGCAAAATCAGCTTTTCAATTTCCTGAAAAAGCGCATCAGGCGGTGCGGGTTGAGGCCGCCGGCGCACCTCCTCATCACCCCAATATCGCGCCAGCGTCACAATCTGGGCATGCAGGGCGCGCTCGAGCACCGGTATGGCAAACGGCGTGACGCTGGTCGGTTCCACCCAGCGATAAAAGCTTTGATGATAGGAGCGAAAATGCTCGTAGTGTGAACGATCACGCGGTTTGGCAACGTTGTAAACGGTGACCACCAAACCCGGCCCGGAGTCGCTGCGGCCAACCCGGCTGGTGGCCTGGATGTATTCCGAAGTGGTTTTGGGCTGACCAACAACAGTCATAAGCCCAAGGCGCGGTACATCCAGCCCCACCTGAATCATATTGGTGGCAAGACAAACATCCACCACTCGTTCATTGCTTTCGCCGGTGTGCGGTTCGAACAACTGTTGCAGAGCTTCACTAATGCGGACGCTTTGAATGCGGCTGGTGAGTTCGAGGTCACGATTGATAAAACGGCGGCGATCCGGTTCGTTGGAATCGGGCTCGGGCCTGCGGATGTTCAAACGATCCCAAACCGCGTTGAGGTATTCACGAATGTCCGCGCGAATCAACGTGGCAGCATGGCCCAACTCCCGAAGGCTGTTGAAGTAGGCCATCAAGGTCCAGTAAGGATCGAGTAATGCCGGATCGCTGACCTCGCAACATTTCACTGCTTGCAGCAATGCCGCCATCACCCGAATTTGCGCGGTAACATGAGATGACAGCGCCGAGGCAAAAACCCCGATGTACACTCTTCCCGGCACCTCGGTTTTTTCAATGGCGAAGAATGAATCACCGGCCCGTAATGCCTGTGGTGGAAACAAGGAAACTTCTCTGGCGTAGAGGGCGCGCACTTGTTCCTGCGCCCGGCAGATGGTGGCCGTGGAAGCAACAATCTTGGCCGGTATTTTCCTTCCGTCTGCGTCACGAGTGCAAAGCGCATCGAGCGTGCCTTCATAATGGCCAACCATGGAACCAAGCGCGCCGGAAATCAGATGCAGCTCATCCTGAATGATCAAATCCGGCGGCGAGATGGCGCCTGCGGTGTCCAGCCCAAACAGGCTGCGAGCTTCCGGATACCAGGGCAGCAACGCAAACTTGTCAACGGTGCCGATCACCAGAGTGGGCCGGTGTTGATAAATGGCCTCGTCAATGACATGCACGGGGAGTCCGTCATTCCCGCTGAAATCGCAGTTCTGGTCTTCACAACAGAATTCAACGCGCCGGGGTGCCGCTTTGAGTTTGTAGCCCGGAGTTTTTGTGCCGCGTCCGGATTTCACCGGACCCATTTGCGCGCCACACCATGGACAGTTCAGCAGAATGAAGAGATTCTCGGGCTCTCCATTCAACAGCTTTTGCAGCGCCTTGACCGCGCTGCGGTCGCCCTCCGATTGTTTGTTGGGCGTCACTTCGCCGCCGACCCACAATCCGATGGATATGGGTGCGCTGCCGAGAATTTCCAGATGGGAGCGGCGAATCAGCTCGCAGGCGCAAATTAACGATGCGGCGCGCTGAAATTGCTGCGTCGTCAACAGCCGCAGGGTGTAGCGCATTAGAACGGTGGTGCCACAGTTGTCCGGATTTGTGATTCGCCGCCAAAACAGGGTAAACGCAGTCAAGCCCAGATAGGCCTCGGTTTTGCCACCGCCGGTGGGAAACCAGATGAGATCGACGATTTTGCGTTCATCGCAATCCGGTTGAGTCATGGCCCGCAGATTCATCAGGATGAACGCCAGTTGAAACGGCCGCCATTTGCCCCTGGTTGGTCCGGGGTTGCTCAAATCCGGAGGCTGGTACGACTTTTCGAGAACAAGCTCGCCGTCCCTGGCTTTCCATTCGCGTTTGTGATTCGCGGCAAGATCGTAATGCACCTGTTGCTGCAACATCGCCTGATTCATCCATGCGAAGGCCCTGCGGATTTTCGGCTGTTGAAGCAGCGATACACCGGTTACAATGCGCTTGTGGCAGTCACGGCATTTTTGCAAATGTTTTTCAGCAGTGTTTTTAAGGTCTGTAGGAAAGGAGGGATTCCGGACTTCCTTCTCCCTGCTTTCGATCCAGGCAAGATATTCATCTGCGAGACGGCGGCAGAGCTGCAAGGCCTTGTCATCCTTCTCATCGGCGAGTTGCTGCATCGCCAGCTCCAGGCCCTCGATCTCGTTGGGAAGGATGGGTTTCACCTCATAAGTCGGCAGGGTTTCCGTCCAGATTCTGTTGGTTGTGGTCAATTCACCGTCCGGCCAGTTGGCGGCGCAGCCGTGCCCCACGGCAAACGTTTTCCGATGTCGATACAACAAGCGGAGCGAGGCTTCTTCCTCATCCTCGCTTTCTCCGATTCGCTCGGGATATTCCAGAAAGCAGGAGCCACCATCAGCATCCATCACCTCGAAGTGGCATTGGAAAAAGCAATTCTCATCCTTTGGCTTTCCGGTTTCGGAAGCATTGCGATTGATCAGGGTGAAGGTGATGATTCGCTCGCGATCGGTATTGGTGCCATGAACATGCAGGCGGCTGAACAAGTGGAATTCCAATTTTGATTCAGCACTTCCGGTTTCCAATTCATATTTTGCAACGACGGGCTTGTTAACCAGGAAAGGGGAGCAATCAATCAATTGCTCGCTTTCAATTTTGCTGCGCCAATAGTGATCGAGAAAATTTCCTTTTGCGTCCTGTCTGCCAAGCCCTGAAACAGCCATTTTTTCGTAACGGCCCGCACTGACTTTGACTTTCAAAAATTTCGGCAAGAGCACCAGTGCACTCAGGCCCATGGCGCTGGGCAAATATTCATTTGCACGATTGACTTCCTGTTCGGGAAATTCATCGAGTTCTCCGCGTGCGCTGTTTGAGGATGTTTCCTCCTCCGGCTCATCCCCTTCGGCAGGAGCGCTTTCCGCCGCATTGACCTCCTCATCGGTTGCAACTTCCGCCTGCTGGACCTGTGCCTTCATGGGAAACAAAACCCCGGCGCTGTAACGAAGCCGGGGCGGATCCTGTGGCCGCAGGATTTCCTCGCGGTTGATCTGGATGGCCGGATATCCCGGATCCGGGCCGACAAGCTCACGGCGCAGAAATTCGACGATTTCCGCCCTGACTTCCGCAGGATTGTTCATGGCGATTTACTCCAACCTTCCTCGAGTTTTCGTGCAACAGCCTGTTTAACGAATGGTTTCGTCTGCTCATGCAAAAGAACAATCAGGAGACTGCGCGCGCGTGACATTCCAACATACAAAAGTGATTGTGATTCCCTGCCTTCAATGCGATCAACATCGCACAGAACGACCACCGGGCTCTCCATGCCCTTGAAAGCCTGAATGGTGGCAAACGAAATGATTGAAATGTGGGACCTTTCTGGTTTGACAGCGCCAACCTCCACCAAACGAAATTCCGACTCATCCACCAACTGGGAGGCACAGGAGTTTTCGAACCTCAATCTGGAAAGGACCACGACTTCATCAGCTATTACACCATCCCGCAAAAGTCCTCGAAGAGTTGCACTCAAAACAGCAGCCTGTTCCCCGTCGGAATGGTAATAATGATAGTCAACCGCCGGCCCCTCGACTTGTCCCATGCGATATGGTGGGGATTCAAAACCTGAAAGCAGGGCGGTTTCCTCTCCAATGCGACGGGTATTGCGGCAATTCAAACGCAGGCTTCCTTTCGCATAATCACGACAAAACTGTTTAACAGTTCTTTCAATTGTTCACGGGAGGAATTCTCAAAAATTGCCTGGCGTTGAAAATCACCGAAGATCGCCCATCGTCCACCAGCGAGGCCACCTTTCAACCAGACATTGACCACCTCCAAAATACTTTGCTTCAACAAATCCTGTGCCTCATCAATCACAATCACATCATACGGCTCATTCAGTTCCTCCAGGGCCAATTGCCCGTAAAATGGATAAATGTCATGAAACAGCTCGTCACCAGAATGTCCCTGTTCCTTCCCGGCAAATTCACCGGCAAACGATGAACGCAGGATGGTTTCACGCAAAAACTGATAGTATCGACCGCCCTTCAAAAAATTCTGCAATGCAGATTCTGCGATTCTGGCACGAAACCAATCGCCCAGTAATTTATTGTAGCAGAGCAACAAGGTGCGATGCCCGGCACGGGTTGATCTCCTGGCATATTCCAGCGCCAGCATGGTCTTGCCTGTTCCTGCGGCTCCCTCAAACAGGCAGCGTTCATTGTCAGCCAGAAGGTCCAGCGCCTCGTACTGCTCCTCGGTCAATTTTAAAAGCCGTTCTTCTGTTTCGTGCACCAAAGTTGACTTTGTGACTATTGCCTCGAAATCGGGACGCAGAAACTGGCGGATCGATCTTATGGTCGCGAGGCTGGGTTCCATAACGGAATCTGGAAGTCCCAGCTTCTTGCGCTGTTCCCTTGCCATGCGTTTCAGGGCAACGGATATGGGACGTTGCAAATCATTCTGGTCAATCGTCTCCCATGGCTCCCACTCCGGTGATTGCATGGTGAAACGGATGTCCGGGAAAATTACGCCGCAGCCGAAGACGGTGGTC is from candidate division KSB1 bacterium and encodes:
- a CDS encoding DUF1998 domain-containing protein: MPAIKPIRRGQLITPFGIGAMVDFPNDESLMTAGLDVWPYAKEECPPDSGWGVIEERLQARLDVSHFRLPPDFRDPVMGERHANQKIPFVRFPRWHYCHHCGGMELLPLFGNRQRCAGRRYIQQTCADKPENKRPFLIPMRFVAVCNRGHVEDFPFMEWVHRDASAKPDCKLRARAGRSSAALTGITIECSCGLKRNMGGVFDFDEQKGGALHRMGYDCRGLRPWLGEFEKKAPQCGEFLRVVQRGASNVYFPYVVSSIYLPLWAEESERNIIKALEIPRIWSQLSSGLVDGKIDRTRCEVVAGMLNLKLEDLLIAAQRKLDGMPVPSAVQAQSEEEYRHTEYEAVISGRGGAQTDLLIEIADLKKYRAEIRHFFSKICLVHKLRETRALAGFTRLLPPDGRLDSMRMQPLKLDPGIDWLPAMVVRGEGIFLELDATALERWQNSHHQISERIEQLNHYYNQGRSTRKQEVRPIRPKFVLMHTLAHVLINQLSFDCGYGSASLRERIYCDFTDQTHPMQGILIYTASGDSEGTMGGLVRQGKPGRFETVLLRALHKAGWCSSDPVCIESVGQGADNANLAACHGCALLPETSCEEGNRLLDRAMLVGTPQNSSIGFFHELS
- a CDS encoding ATP-binding domain-containing protein, producing the protein MNCRNTRRIGEETALLSGFESPPYRMGQVEGPAVDYHYYHSDGEQAAVLSATLRGLLRDGVIADEVVVLSRLRFENSCASQLVDESEFRLVEVGAVKPERSHISIISFATIQAFKGMESPVVVLCDVDRIEGRESQSLLYVGMSRARSLLIVLLHEQTKPFVKQAVARKLEEGWSKSP
- a CDS encoding helicase C-terminal domain-containing protein is translated as MNNPAEVRAEIVEFLRRELVGPDPGYPAIQINREEILRPQDPPRLRYSAGVLFPMKAQVQQAEVATDEEVNAAESAPAEGDEPEEETSSNSARGELDEFPEQEVNRANEYLPSAMGLSALVLLPKFLKVKVSAGRYEKMAVSGLGRQDAKGNFLDHYWRSKIESEQLIDCSPFLVNKPVVAKYELETGSAESKLEFHLFSRLHVHGTNTDRERIITFTLINRNASETGKPKDENCFFQCHFEVMDADGGSCFLEYPERIGESEDEEEASLRLLYRHRKTFAVGHGCAANWPDGELTTTNRIWTETLPTYEVKPILPNEIEGLELAMQQLADEKDDKALQLCRRLADEYLAWIESREKEVRNPSFPTDLKNTAEKHLQKCRDCHKRIVTGVSLLQQPKIRRAFAWMNQAMLQQQVHYDLAANHKREWKARDGELVLEKSYQPPDLSNPGPTRGKWRPFQLAFILMNLRAMTQPDCDERKIVDLIWFPTGGGKTEAYLGLTAFTLFWRRITNPDNCGTTVLMRYTLRLLTTQQFQRAASLICACELIRRSHLEILGSAPISIGLWVGGEVTPNKQSEGDRSAVKALQKLLNGEPENLFILLNCPWCGAQMGPVKSGRGTKTPGYKLKAAPRRVEFCCEDQNCDFSGNDGLPVHVIDEAIYQHRPTLVIGTVDKFALLPWYPEARSLFGLDTAGAISPPDLIIQDELHLISGALGSMVGHYEGTLDALCTRDADGRKIPAKIVASTATICRAQEQVRALYAREVSLFPPQALRAGDSFFAIEKTEVPGRVYIGVFASALSSHVTAQIRVMAALLQAVKCCEVSDPALLDPYWTLMAYFNSLRELGHAATLIRADIREYLNAVWDRLNIRRPEPDSNEPDRRRFINRDLELTSRIQSVRISEALQQLFEPHTGESNERVVDVCLATNMIQVGLDVPRLGLMTVVGQPKTTSEYIQATSRVGRSDSGPGLVVTVYNVAKPRDRSHYEHFRSYHQSFYRWVEPTSVTPFAIPVLERALHAQIVTLARYWGDEEVRRRPQPAPPDALFQEIEKLILQRVQAVDPEEFDSTKKVLEEVVGNWRLIPPPLYGHFGPPLDQTPLMYPSGSQVRTEWDGRSLPTPSSMRNVDAGCEAGVVRNYIYNED
- a CDS encoding NERD domain-containing protein, coding for MAKMIPAQPGESTVSAAECKIFELLANVPDTRDWTVIHSLGLSRRGHKPYGEIDFIVLIPGGGVFCLEVKGGRVACHEGVWTTTSREDKTEQMKRSPFMQVREGMFAVKNAVEKNFDAAHPAVTTVFGCGVIFPDIRFTMQSPEWEPWETIDQNDLQRPISVALKRMAREQRKKLGLPDSVMEPSLATIRSIRQFLRPDFEAIVTKSTLVHETEERLLKLTEEQYEALDLLADNERCLFEGAAGTGKTMLALEYARRSTRAGHRTLLLCYNKLLGDWFRARIAESALQNFLKGGRYYQFLRETILRSSFAGEFAGKEQGHSGDELFHDIYPFYGQLALEELNEPYDVIVIDEAQDLLKQSILEVVNVWLKGGLAGGRWAIFGDFQRQAIFENSSREQLKELLNSFVVIMRKEACV